In Microbacterium galbinum, a single window of DNA contains:
- the gdhA gene encoding NADP-specific glutamate dehydrogenase, with protein MTALSPAAFHPLEAAVQPVFDTVLTRSPHEPEFHQAVHEVLQSIAPVLAAHPEYVDGGILERLVEPERQILFRVPWVDDSGKLQVNRGYRIQFSSVLGPYKGGLRFHPSVNLSIIKFLGFEQIFKNALTGQGIGGGKGGSDFDPHGRSNAEVMRFCQSFMNELYRHLGEHTDVPAGDIGVGGREIGYLFGQYRKVTNRHESGMFTGKGTGWGGAEVRTEATGYGAVFFAQEMLAVKGDSFEGKRVGISGSGNVAIYAIQKATQLGAVPVTASDSSGYVVDDAGIDVDLLRQIKEVERARIVEYANRRPGARFVEGGSVWEVPVDIAVPSATQNEVSLADARALIANGVRAVSEGANMPCVPEAVEAFQKAGVLFAPGKAANAGGVATSALEMSQNASRQRWTFGDSENKLREIMGDIHRASFEAAARYGVEGDYVAGANIAGFERVAAAMLAQGVI; from the coding sequence GTGACCGCACTCTCCCCTGCCGCCTTCCACCCGCTCGAAGCCGCCGTGCAGCCCGTGTTCGACACGGTGCTCACCCGCAGCCCGCACGAACCCGAGTTCCACCAGGCGGTGCACGAGGTGCTGCAGTCGATCGCACCGGTGCTCGCCGCGCACCCGGAGTACGTCGACGGCGGCATCCTCGAGCGTCTCGTCGAGCCGGAGCGGCAGATCCTCTTCCGCGTGCCGTGGGTCGACGACTCGGGCAAGCTGCAGGTCAACCGCGGCTACCGCATCCAGTTCTCGTCGGTGCTCGGGCCGTACAAGGGTGGACTGCGTTTCCACCCCTCGGTGAATCTCTCGATCATCAAGTTCCTCGGCTTCGAGCAGATCTTCAAGAACGCGCTCACCGGCCAGGGCATCGGCGGCGGCAAGGGCGGCTCGGACTTCGACCCGCACGGCCGCTCGAACGCCGAGGTCATGCGCTTCTGCCAGTCGTTCATGAACGAGCTCTACCGTCACCTCGGCGAGCACACCGACGTGCCCGCGGGCGACATCGGAGTGGGCGGCCGCGAGATCGGCTACCTCTTCGGCCAGTACCGCAAGGTCACCAACCGTCACGAGTCGGGCATGTTCACCGGCAAGGGAACGGGCTGGGGCGGTGCCGAGGTGCGCACCGAGGCCACCGGTTACGGCGCCGTCTTCTTCGCGCAGGAGATGCTCGCCGTGAAGGGCGACTCCTTCGAGGGCAAGCGCGTCGGCATCTCGGGCTCGGGCAACGTGGCGATCTACGCGATCCAGAAGGCCACCCAGCTCGGTGCCGTGCCGGTGACGGCATCCGATTCCTCCGGTTACGTGGTCGACGACGCCGGGATCGACGTCGATCTGCTGCGCCAGATCAAGGAGGTCGAACGGGCCCGCATCGTCGAGTACGCGAACCGTCGCCCCGGTGCCCGTTTCGTCGAGGGCGGCAGCGTCTGGGAGGTGCCGGTCGACATCGCCGTGCCCTCGGCGACGCAGAACGAGGTCTCCCTCGCCGACGCTCGGGCCCTCATCGCGAACGGCGTGCGCGCGGTCTCCGAGGGCGCGAACATGCCGTGCGTTCCCGAAGCGGTCGAGGCGTTCCAGAAGGCGGGCGTGCTCTTCGCCCCCGGCAAGGCGGCGAACGCCGGCGGCGTGGCCACTTCGGCCCTCGAGATGAGCCAGAACGCCTCCCGTCAGCGCTGGACCTTCGGCGACAGCGAGAACAAGCTGCGCGAGATCATGGGCGACATCCACCGGGCGTCCTTCGAGGCGGCCGCGCGCTACGGCGTCGAGGGTGATTACGTAGCCGGCGCGAACATCGCCGGTTTCGAGCGCGTCGCTGCGGCGATGCTCGCGCAGGGCGTCATCTGA
- a CDS encoding APC family permease — translation MALKTKPLAQGGGTLRRNLGLWAIVGLGLGYMTPTVVFDTFGMVARDTNNVVPAAYLVALVVMVFTAISYGKIAGAIPSAGSAYTYVRESIHPNLGFMVGWTSLIDYVLLPMVNCLIVKSYLEAMFPDIPAWIWVVLYCILVTSIIYMTMRGTSNLNVILLIFSIIVMVVFVVLVVAQLMRGDGAATILSVGAFLHDDVTFTAVLTGATIVCFSFIGFDAVTMYAEEAKDPKVMPKAILLTVLIGGGIFLVSSYVSQLRFPDWNEFAPGGDMQFVEDSTLPIIGDLVGGNVFMAVLTAAGFCATLASGLASHASVSRMLLVMGRNNVLPQKAFGYINPRTHTPTFNIVLVGAISLLAIPFTLELIAAWINYGALIAFTFVNISVIAWFAIRKGRRKTPADIFNFIVMPTIGMLLTGLLWVNLHQDALIGGLTWTAIGFVYLLVITRGFRRKVAPFDENQAVTGFNKVVKVPVDES, via the coding sequence ATGGCACTGAAGACGAAGCCGCTCGCCCAGGGCGGCGGAACGCTCAGACGGAATCTCGGCCTGTGGGCCATCGTCGGTCTGGGCCTCGGATACATGACTCCCACCGTGGTGTTCGACACGTTCGGCATGGTCGCGCGCGACACGAACAACGTGGTCCCCGCCGCGTATCTCGTCGCCCTCGTGGTCATGGTGTTCACGGCCATCAGCTACGGCAAGATCGCCGGCGCCATCCCGAGCGCGGGATCGGCGTACACCTACGTGCGCGAATCGATCCACCCGAATCTCGGATTCATGGTCGGGTGGACGTCGTTGATCGACTACGTGCTGCTGCCCATGGTCAACTGCCTCATCGTCAAGAGCTACCTCGAGGCGATGTTCCCCGACATCCCGGCGTGGATCTGGGTGGTGCTGTACTGCATCCTCGTCACCAGCATCATCTACATGACCATGCGCGGCACCTCGAACCTGAACGTGATCCTGCTGATCTTCTCGATCATCGTCATGGTCGTGTTCGTGGTGCTCGTGGTCGCGCAGCTGATGCGCGGCGACGGGGCGGCGACCATCCTCTCGGTCGGCGCGTTCCTGCACGACGACGTCACCTTCACCGCCGTGCTGACCGGTGCGACCATCGTCTGCTTCTCGTTCATCGGATTCGACGCGGTCACGATGTACGCCGAGGAGGCGAAGGACCCGAAGGTCATGCCGAAGGCGATCCTGCTCACCGTCCTCATCGGCGGCGGCATCTTCCTCGTCTCCTCCTACGTGTCGCAGCTGCGGTTCCCGGACTGGAACGAATTCGCCCCCGGCGGCGACATGCAGTTCGTCGAGGACTCGACGCTCCCGATCATCGGCGACCTCGTCGGCGGCAACGTCTTCATGGCGGTGCTGACCGCCGCCGGTTTCTGCGCGACGCTCGCCTCGGGCCTCGCCTCGCACGCCTCGGTCTCGCGCATGCTGCTCGTGATGGGCCGCAACAACGTGCTGCCGCAGAAGGCCTTCGGCTACATCAACCCGCGCACCCACACGCCCACGTTCAACATCGTGCTCGTCGGGGCGATCTCGCTGCTCGCGATCCCCTTCACCCTCGAGCTCATCGCCGCGTGGATCAACTACGGTGCGCTGATCGCCTTCACCTTCGTGAACATCTCGGTGATCGCCTGGTTCGCGATCCGCAAGGGACGCCGTAAGACGCCGGCCGACATCTTCAACTTCATCGTGATGCCGACCATCGGCATGCTGCTCACCGGGTTGCTCTGGGTCAACCTGCACCAGGACGCCCTCATCGGCGGCCTCACCTGGACGGCGATCGGGTTCGTCTACCTGCTCGTGATCACGCGCGGCTTCCGCCGGAAGGTCGCGCCCTTCGACGAGAACCAGGCGGTGACCGGGTTCAACAAGGTCGTGAAGGTGCCGGTCGACGAGAGCTGA
- a CDS encoding aminotransferase, which translates to MAEAGAGLVRPDVDEEDAARIARDLYGADVVARELGSNQDRNFLLTEVDGSRSVLRIDNPVFGDDARDAQHAALDAYRAAGVAVPAVLPGLDGALTQRWRGFAVRRSEFAVGEELVDAGYLAPVVLAEFGALAAASVNALAPLRHPGLDRPHMWDMRVAFDETAKLAGSITDDALRGRVLAASEEARKALAAVESDLPVQPIHGDLTDDNVMGRRGADSRLHPHTVLDLGDLALGWRVAELAVCVSSMLHHEPDRPLRVLDTVAAFHADAPLSDAEARAVWPLVVLRAALLVASGWRQLEIDGDNDYARERIAGEQAIFDAATLLPLAEVCEQVLARVGVEAPQFSGRVEGAPLTAVLPDFTGTVEAVDPGVESDALDAGRWQRADAEAALVASALAGGAGAALMPYGVFRLTRTRVDVADAAPTWPVHTEIHLGAGPRLRVTSPVDGALRASREEPRIVLGDGWILDLRGVEIDDRAALHVSAGDMVGWLPASDTDRVLTLGLRRSDAPERPPRTPGAALVEPERVPAWRRLTADPAPLLGVPSRAQHDESADELARRERIFAAAQERYYAHPPQIERGWRHHLVDTTGRAYIDMVNNVAGLGHGHPRVADAAARQLRTLGTNSRFLFRDLAEYSERLLALMPQGSGLDTVLLVNSGSEAVDLAIRLAQAATGRRTIVALREAYHGWTMASDAVTTSAYDNPFALETRPDWVHVADVPNRYRGTYRGDDTAGRYLDDLSADLAALDRDGRDAAAFLCESVLGNAGGVLLPEGYLAGAYERVRDAGGLCIADEVQVGFGRLGSTFWGFERAGVAPDIVTIAKPMGNGFPIGGVITSKRIADALATQGQFFSSAGGSTLSCRVGLAVLDAMVEDDLQRNAENLGARLADGLRALGDEHPMVAVVHGAGLYLGVELVRDRTTMEPADAEAAAICERMRELGVVVLTTSERSNVLKIKPPLCLTAQSADHVVAMLGRVLREGW; encoded by the coding sequence GTGGCTGAGGCGGGCGCGGGACTCGTCCGGCCGGACGTCGACGAGGAAGACGCCGCCCGGATCGCCCGCGATCTCTACGGAGCCGACGTCGTCGCACGCGAGCTCGGCAGCAACCAGGACCGCAACTTCCTGCTCACGGAGGTCGACGGCTCGCGCAGCGTCCTCCGTATCGACAACCCGGTGTTCGGCGACGATGCGCGCGACGCCCAGCACGCGGCCCTCGATGCCTACCGGGCAGCGGGCGTGGCCGTGCCCGCCGTGCTTCCGGGACTCGACGGTGCGCTGACCCAGCGCTGGCGCGGATTCGCCGTGCGCCGCAGCGAGTTCGCCGTTGGGGAGGAGCTCGTCGACGCCGGTTATCTCGCGCCGGTCGTGCTCGCCGAGTTCGGAGCGCTCGCGGCGGCGTCGGTGAACGCACTGGCGCCCCTCCGGCATCCGGGACTCGATCGCCCGCACATGTGGGACATGCGCGTGGCCTTCGACGAGACGGCGAAGCTCGCAGGCTCGATCACCGACGACGCGCTGCGCGGGCGCGTGCTCGCGGCGTCCGAGGAAGCTCGGAAGGCGCTCGCGGCGGTCGAGAGCGATCTGCCCGTCCAACCGATCCACGGCGATCTCACGGACGACAACGTCATGGGGCGGCGAGGGGCCGACTCCCGCCTGCACCCGCACACCGTGCTCGACCTCGGCGACCTGGCTCTCGGGTGGCGTGTGGCCGAGCTCGCGGTGTGCGTGTCGTCGATGCTGCACCACGAACCGGATCGCCCGCTGCGGGTGCTCGACACGGTCGCCGCCTTCCACGCCGATGCGCCGTTGAGCGACGCGGAGGCCCGCGCGGTCTGGCCTCTCGTGGTGCTGCGCGCCGCGCTCCTCGTCGCCAGCGGGTGGCGGCAGCTCGAGATCGACGGTGACAACGACTACGCCCGCGAGCGGATCGCGGGGGAGCAGGCGATCTTCGACGCGGCGACACTCCTGCCGCTCGCGGAGGTCTGCGAGCAGGTGCTCGCACGAGTCGGGGTCGAGGCTCCGCAGTTCTCCGGTCGGGTCGAGGGGGCGCCGCTCACCGCCGTGCTGCCCGACTTCACCGGCACCGTCGAGGCGGTCGATCCGGGCGTCGAGTCCGACGCTCTCGACGCCGGACGCTGGCAGCGAGCGGATGCCGAGGCGGCCCTGGTCGCGTCGGCCCTGGCGGGGGGAGCCGGAGCGGCGCTCATGCCCTACGGGGTGTTCCGGCTGACGCGCACGCGCGTGGACGTCGCGGATGCCGCCCCCACCTGGCCCGTGCACACCGAGATCCATCTCGGCGCCGGCCCTCGCCTCCGCGTGACGAGTCCCGTCGACGGAGCGCTGCGGGCGAGCCGCGAAGAGCCGCGCATCGTGCTCGGGGACGGCTGGATCCTCGATCTGCGCGGGGTCGAGATCGACGACCGGGCGGCGCTGCACGTGTCGGCGGGTGACATGGTGGGGTGGCTCCCGGCGTCCGACACGGATCGCGTGCTCACCCTCGGCCTCCGACGGTCGGATGCCCCCGAACGACCTCCGCGCACTCCCGGCGCCGCCCTGGTCGAGCCCGAGCGGGTGCCGGCCTGGCGCCGTCTCACGGCCGATCCCGCGCCGTTGCTGGGTGTGCCGTCGCGCGCGCAGCACGACGAGTCCGCCGACGAGCTCGCACGCCGGGAGCGGATCTTCGCCGCCGCCCAGGAGCGGTACTACGCGCATCCGCCGCAGATCGAGCGCGGCTGGCGGCACCACCTGGTCGATACGACCGGCCGCGCCTACATCGACATGGTCAACAACGTCGCCGGCCTCGGACACGGACACCCGAGGGTCGCCGATGCGGCGGCCCGCCAGCTGCGCACACTCGGCACCAACTCGCGGTTCCTGTTCCGCGATCTCGCGGAGTACAGCGAGCGACTTCTCGCGCTGATGCCGCAGGGGAGCGGCCTCGACACGGTGCTGCTCGTCAACAGCGGCTCGGAGGCGGTCGACCTCGCGATCCGGCTCGCGCAGGCGGCGACCGGGCGGCGCACGATCGTGGCGCTGCGCGAGGCGTATCACGGCTGGACGATGGCCAGCGATGCGGTGACCACGAGCGCCTACGACAACCCGTTCGCCCTCGAGACGCGACCCGACTGGGTGCACGTCGCCGACGTGCCCAACCGGTACCGCGGCACGTATCGCGGCGACGACACCGCGGGGCGCTATCTCGACGACCTCTCGGCCGATCTCGCGGCCCTCGATCGTGACGGCCGTGATGCGGCCGCCTTCCTGTGCGAATCCGTGCTCGGCAACGCCGGGGGAGTGCTCCTACCCGAGGGGTACCTCGCGGGCGCCTACGAACGCGTCCGGGACGCGGGCGGTCTGTGCATCGCCGACGAGGTGCAGGTGGGCTTCGGCCGCCTGGGATCGACGTTCTGGGGCTTCGAGCGGGCGGGCGTCGCGCCCGACATCGTCACGATCGCCAAGCCCATGGGCAACGGCTTCCCGATCGGCGGAGTGATCACCTCGAAGCGCATCGCCGACGCCCTCGCCACGCAGGGGCAGTTCTTCTCCTCGGCCGGGGGCAGCACCCTGAGCTGCCGCGTCGGGCTCGCCGTGCTCGACGCGATGGTCGAGGACGACCTCCAGCGCAACGCCGAGAACCTCGGCGCGCGGCTCGCCGACGGGCTGCGGGCGCTCGGCGACGAGCATCCGATGGTGGCCGTCGTGCACGGAGCCGGGCTGTATCTGGGCGTCGAGCTCGTGCGCGATCGCACGACGATGGAGCCCGCGGATGCCGAGGCCGCCGCGATCTGCGAACGGATGCGCGAACTCGGGGTCGTGGTGCTGACGACCTCGGAACGATCGAACGTGCTGAAGATCAAGCCGCCGCTGTGTCTGACGGCGCAGAGCGCCGACCATGTCGTCGCGATGCTGGGGCGGGTGCTGCGCGAGGGCTGGTGA
- a CDS encoding gamma carbonic anhydrase family protein — protein MLYEHLGARPRIHDTAVIAPTAVVSGDVEIGAGCQVLHGAVITAEGGPITLGAHVIVMENALVRATAANAVRIGDHTLVGTLASIAGATVGEEVFLASGARIFNGAIVGARSEVRVNAIVQRRARVPEGTVVPIGWVAVGDPLQLFSPDRDAEIAAAQPDLDFPGHVFGVDRDTPDLMVQLTERYGSSLARHADDLPLGDARG, from the coding sequence ATGTTGTACGAGCACCTCGGGGCTCGGCCCCGGATCCACGACACCGCCGTCATCGCTCCCACCGCCGTCGTCTCCGGCGACGTCGAGATCGGCGCGGGCTGCCAGGTGCTGCACGGCGCCGTGATCACGGCCGAGGGCGGGCCGATCACGCTCGGCGCGCACGTGATCGTGATGGAGAACGCCCTCGTGCGGGCGACCGCCGCGAACGCCGTGCGCATCGGTGATCACACCCTCGTAGGTACGCTGGCGAGCATCGCCGGCGCGACGGTGGGCGAGGAGGTGTTCCTCGCCTCGGGTGCGCGGATCTTCAACGGCGCGATCGTGGGTGCGCGCAGCGAGGTGCGCGTCAACGCGATCGTTCAGAGGCGTGCGCGCGTTCCCGAGGGCACGGTCGTGCCGATCGGCTGGGTGGCGGTGGGCGATCCGCTCCAGCTGTTCTCGCCGGATCGGGATGCCGAGATCGCCGCGGCGCAGCCCGATCTCGACTTCCCGGGGCACGTGTTCGGCGTCGACCGCGACACCCCGGATCTGATGGTGCAGCTCACCGAGCGCTACGGCTCTTCGCTGGCGCGTCACGCCGACGACCTCCCGCTCGGCGACGCCCGTGGCTGA